A stretch of Brachyhypopomus gauderio isolate BG-103 chromosome 3, BGAUD_0.2, whole genome shotgun sequence DNA encodes these proteins:
- the LOC143509894 gene encoding uncharacterized protein LOC143509894 isoform X4, which yields MSLLIEDIKAIILKALPNISEETCGQLISILQNCGVENKDDLRYVQQEDICEVLPVIQLRKLLEAFKLEAETLTLNMEVISSHSPLSSPTACSNPSLHSDSFLSHGYEESSSPSTSLSSETDSRSPNTRPLHIAKTWPERFQVPWEKMPPEIQTAISSGKRPKPPERRQMVRILVSEMRKFELCPTRAQCLTVCRNIIRQYPNSFADMFPDGSVMAGGYTSLLIQVKTRIENLNRESNIRHRASASNTGGKMRPTDTYGCVRFQPQFPPEETEETVEAKRQRLQEIYSQEGMGGVEKSEVKNLMETTFCLLRQHLNTAPPPSVQDLRSQWPYLFNQKSIFCHFQMLTEINVLRALEISMAECGGPITEYFKSKSKDANVKAVLSKTEDVEEPIRVVQLLMTHFQENTSGLIFHADTSATAADVERTLTLPASPRLILLGTDQVIQGWMISLEGHVICEGILPAFLTGLATLFAMYYVFNLQYQEEASCTLEFIQRRFVGINPERGSKTSRGKVVSKRTGRLVNKKSFTVNPRVSTLLKNLMDFQWDFI from the exons ATGTCCCTCTTGATTGAAGACATAAAGGCCATCATTCTCAAGGCTTTGCCCAATATTTCTGAAGAAACTTGTGGACAGCTGATCTCTATACTTCAGAATTGTGGAGTAGAAAATAAAGACGACCTACGATATGTACAACAAGAAGATATTTGTGAAGTCTTGCCAGTAATTCAACTCAGGAAACTACTAGAGGCCTTCAAATTGG AGGCAGAGACCCTCACTTTGAATATGGAAGTAATATCAAGCCATTCACCACTCTCCAGCCCAACAGCATGTTCTAATCCATCACTGCATTCAGATTCTTTTCTTTCGCATGGATATGAAGAGTCAAGCTCACCCTCCACATCACTGTCTTCAGAAACAGACAGCAGAAGCCCAAATACCAGACCATTACACATTGCAAAGACATGGCCTGAAAGATTTCAAGTCCCATGGGAGAAAATGCCGCCAGAAATACAAACAGCAATTTCCTCTGGTAAGAGACCTAAACCTCCAGAACGCCGTCAGATGGTCAGAATTCTTGTAAGTGAGATGCGCAAGTTTGAGTTGTGCCCTACACGAGCACAGTGTCTCACTGTCTGTAGAAACATTATTAGGCAGTATCCTAATAGTTTTGCAGACATGTTTCCTGATGGTTCAGTAATGGCTGGAGGTTATACATCACTGCTTATACAAGTCAAGACACGTATTGAGAATCTGAACCGTGAGAGTAACATACGCCATAGAGCCTCAGCAtcaaacactggaggtaagatgAGGCCGACTGACACTTATGGTTGTGTGAGATTTCAGCCTCAATTCCCGCCTGAAGAAACAGAGGAAACAGTGGAGGCAAAACGTCAAAGATTACAGGAGATTTATAGTCAGGAGGGAATGGGTGGAGTAGAGAAATCTGAAGTAAAAAATCTAATGGAGACTACATTCTGTCTTCTGCGTCAGCATCTaaatacagcaccaccaccttcaGTCCAAGACTTGAGAAGCCAGTGGCCTTACCTCTTTAATCAGAAGTCAATCTTCTGCCATTTTCAGATGCTCACTGAGATTAATGTGTTGCGAGCTTTGGAGATTTCCATGGCAGAATGTGGAGGACCGATTACAGAATACTTTAAATCAAAATCTAAAGATGCAAATGTAAAAGCTGTCCTCTCGAAAACTGAAGATGTCGAGGAACCAATCCGTGTTGTACAGCTACTTATGACACACTTTCAAGAGAATACCAGTGGGCTCATTTTTCATGCAGAT ACCAGTGCCACTGCAGCAGATGTTGAGAGGACTCTAACACTCCCTGCAAGTCCTCGTCTGATACTTCTTG GAACAGACCAGGTCATTCAAGGCTGGATGATTAGTCTTGAGGGTCATGTCATTTGTGAGGGCATCCTACCTGCATTCTTGACTGGGCTTGCAACTTTGTTTGCAATGTACTACGTGTTCAACTTGCAGTACCAGGAGGAGGCATCTTGTACTTTGGAGTTCATTCAGAG GCGCTTTGTTGGGATAAATCCAGAGAGGGGTTCAAAGACTAGCCGGGGCAAGGTGGTCTCAAAGAGGACCGGTAGACTTGTGAACAAGAAATCTTTCACAGTAAATCCTCGTGTCTCCACACTCCTAAAGAATCTCATGGACTTTCAGTGGGACTTCATTTAG
- the LOC143509894 gene encoding uncharacterized protein LOC143509894 isoform X5, with translation MDMKSQAHPPHHCLQKQTAEAQIPDHYTLQRHGLKDFKSHGRKCRQKYKQQFPLMLTEINVLRALEISMAECGGPITEYFKSKSKDANVKAVLSKTEDVEEPIRVVQLLMTHFQENTSGLIFHADTSATAADVERTLTLPASPRLILLGTDQVIQGWMISLEGHVICEGILPAFLTGLATLFAMYYVFNLQYQEEASCTLEFIQRRFVGINPERGSKTSRGKVVSKRTGRLVNKKSFTVNPRVSTLLKNLMDFQWDFI, from the exons ATGGATATGAAGAGTCAAGCTCACCCTCCACATCACTGTCTTCAGAAACAGACAGCAGAAGCCCAAATACCAGACCATTACACATTGCAAAGACATGGCCTGAAAGATTTCAAGTCCCATGGGAGAAAATGCCGCCAGAAATACAAACAGCAATTTCCTCTG ATGCTCACTGAGATTAATGTGTTGCGAGCTTTGGAGATTTCCATGGCAGAATGTGGAGGACCGATTACAGAATACTTTAAATCAAAATCTAAAGATGCAAATGTAAAAGCTGTCCTCTCGAAAACTGAAGATGTCGAGGAACCAATCCGTGTTGTACAGCTACTTATGACACACTTTCAAGAGAATACCAGTGGGCTCATTTTTCATGCAGAT ACCAGTGCCACTGCAGCAGATGTTGAGAGGACTCTAACACTCCCTGCAAGTCCTCGTCTGATACTTCTTG GAACAGACCAGGTCATTCAAGGCTGGATGATTAGTCTTGAGGGTCATGTCATTTGTGAGGGCATCCTACCTGCATTCTTGACTGGGCTTGCAACTTTGTTTGCAATGTACTACGTGTTCAACTTGCAGTACCAGGAGGAGGCATCTTGTACTTTGGAGTTCATTCAGAG GCGCTTTGTTGGGATAAATCCAGAGAGGGGTTCAAAGACTAGCCGGGGCAAGGTGGTCTCAAAGAGGACCGGTAGACTTGTGAACAAGAAATCTTTCACAGTAAATCCTCGTGTCTCCACACTCCTAAAGAATCTCATGGACTTTCAGTGGGACTTCATTTAG
- the LOC143509894 gene encoding uncharacterized protein LOC143509894 isoform X2 — protein sequence MDMKSQAHPPHHCLQKQTAEAQIPDHYTLQRHGLKDFKSHGRKCRQKYKQQFPLMSLLIEDIKAIILKALPNISEETCGQLISILQNCGVENKDDLRYVQQEDICEVLPVIQLRKLLEAFKLEAETLTLNMEVISSHSPLSSPTACSNPSLHSDSFLSHGYEESSSPSTSLSSETDSRSPNTRPLHIAKTWPERFQVPWEKMPPEIQTAISSGKRPKPPERRQMVRILVSEMRKFELCPTRAQCLTVCRNIIRQYPNSFADMFPDGSVMAGGYTSLLIQVKTRIENLNRESNIRHRASASNTGGKMRPTDTYGCVRFQPQFPPEETEETVEAKRQRLQEIYSQEGMGGVEKSEVKNLMETTFCLLRQHLNTAPPPSVQDLRSQWPYLFNQKSIFCHFQMLTEINVLRALEISMAECGGPITEYFKSKSKDANVKAVLSKTEDVEEPIRVVQLLMTHFQENTSGLIFHADTSATAADVERTLTLPASPRLILLDQVIQGWMISLEGHVICEGILPAFLTGLATLFAMYYVFNLQYQEEASCTLEFIQRRFVGINPERGSKTSRGKVVSKRTGRLVNKKSFTVNPRVSTLLKNLMDFQWDFI from the exons ATGGATATGAAGAGTCAAGCTCACCCTCCACATCACTGTCTTCAGAAACAGACAGCAGAAGCCCAAATACCAGACCATTACACATTGCAAAGACATGGCCTGAAAGATTTCAAGTCCCATGGGAGAAAATGCCGCCAGAAATACAAACAGCAATTTCCTCTG ATGTCCCTCTTGATTGAAGACATAAAGGCCATCATTCTCAAGGCTTTGCCCAATATTTCTGAAGAAACTTGTGGACAGCTGATCTCTATACTTCAGAATTGTGGAGTAGAAAATAAAGACGACCTACGATATGTACAACAAGAAGATATTTGTGAAGTCTTGCCAGTAATTCAACTCAGGAAACTACTAGAGGCCTTCAAATTGG AGGCAGAGACCCTCACTTTGAATATGGAAGTAATATCAAGCCATTCACCACTCTCCAGCCCAACAGCATGTTCTAATCCATCACTGCATTCAGATTCTTTTCTTTCGCATGGATATGAAGAGTCAAGCTCACCCTCCACATCACTGTCTTCAGAAACAGACAGCAGAAGCCCAAATACCAGACCATTACACATTGCAAAGACATGGCCTGAAAGATTTCAAGTCCCATGGGAGAAAATGCCGCCAGAAATACAAACAGCAATTTCCTCTGGTAAGAGACCTAAACCTCCAGAACGCCGTCAGATGGTCAGAATTCTTGTAAGTGAGATGCGCAAGTTTGAGTTGTGCCCTACACGAGCACAGTGTCTCACTGTCTGTAGAAACATTATTAGGCAGTATCCTAATAGTTTTGCAGACATGTTTCCTGATGGTTCAGTAATGGCTGGAGGTTATACATCACTGCTTATACAAGTCAAGACACGTATTGAGAATCTGAACCGTGAGAGTAACATACGCCATAGAGCCTCAGCAtcaaacactggaggtaagatgAGGCCGACTGACACTTATGGTTGTGTGAGATTTCAGCCTCAATTCCCGCCTGAAGAAACAGAGGAAACAGTGGAGGCAAAACGTCAAAGATTACAGGAGATTTATAGTCAGGAGGGAATGGGTGGAGTAGAGAAATCTGAAGTAAAAAATCTAATGGAGACTACATTCTGTCTTCTGCGTCAGCATCTaaatacagcaccaccaccttcaGTCCAAGACTTGAGAAGCCAGTGGCCTTACCTCTTTAATCAGAAGTCAATCTTCTGCCATTTTCAGATGCTCACTGAGATTAATGTGTTGCGAGCTTTGGAGATTTCCATGGCAGAATGTGGAGGACCGATTACAGAATACTTTAAATCAAAATCTAAAGATGCAAATGTAAAAGCTGTCCTCTCGAAAACTGAAGATGTCGAGGAACCAATCCGTGTTGTACAGCTACTTATGACACACTTTCAAGAGAATACCAGTGGGCTCATTTTTCATGCAGAT ACCAGTGCCACTGCAGCAGATGTTGAGAGGACTCTAACACTCCCTGCAAGTCCTCGTCTGATACTTCTTG ACCAGGTCATTCAAGGCTGGATGATTAGTCTTGAGGGTCATGTCATTTGTGAGGGCATCCTACCTGCATTCTTGACTGGGCTTGCAACTTTGTTTGCAATGTACTACGTGTTCAACTTGCAGTACCAGGAGGAGGCATCTTGTACTTTGGAGTTCATTCAGAG GCGCTTTGTTGGGATAAATCCAGAGAGGGGTTCAAAGACTAGCCGGGGCAAGGTGGTCTCAAAGAGGACCGGTAGACTTGTGAACAAGAAATCTTTCACAGTAAATCCTCGTGTCTCCACACTCCTAAAGAATCTCATGGACTTTCAGTGGGACTTCATTTAG
- the LOC143509894 gene encoding uncharacterized protein LOC143509894 isoform X1 produces the protein MDMKSQAHPPHHCLQKQTAEAQIPDHYTLQRHGLKDFKSHGRKCRQKYKQQFPLMSLLIEDIKAIILKALPNISEETCGQLISILQNCGVENKDDLRYVQQEDICEVLPVIQLRKLLEAFKLEAETLTLNMEVISSHSPLSSPTACSNPSLHSDSFLSHGYEESSSPSTSLSSETDSRSPNTRPLHIAKTWPERFQVPWEKMPPEIQTAISSGKRPKPPERRQMVRILVSEMRKFELCPTRAQCLTVCRNIIRQYPNSFADMFPDGSVMAGGYTSLLIQVKTRIENLNRESNIRHRASASNTGGKMRPTDTYGCVRFQPQFPPEETEETVEAKRQRLQEIYSQEGMGGVEKSEVKNLMETTFCLLRQHLNTAPPPSVQDLRSQWPYLFNQKSIFCHFQMLTEINVLRALEISMAECGGPITEYFKSKSKDANVKAVLSKTEDVEEPIRVVQLLMTHFQENTSGLIFHADTSATAADVERTLTLPASPRLILLGTDQVIQGWMISLEGHVICEGILPAFLTGLATLFAMYYVFNLQYQEEASCTLEFIQRRFVGINPERGSKTSRGKVVSKRTGRLVNKKSFTVNPRVSTLLKNLMDFQWDFI, from the exons ATGGATATGAAGAGTCAAGCTCACCCTCCACATCACTGTCTTCAGAAACAGACAGCAGAAGCCCAAATACCAGACCATTACACATTGCAAAGACATGGCCTGAAAGATTTCAAGTCCCATGGGAGAAAATGCCGCCAGAAATACAAACAGCAATTTCCTCTG ATGTCCCTCTTGATTGAAGACATAAAGGCCATCATTCTCAAGGCTTTGCCCAATATTTCTGAAGAAACTTGTGGACAGCTGATCTCTATACTTCAGAATTGTGGAGTAGAAAATAAAGACGACCTACGATATGTACAACAAGAAGATATTTGTGAAGTCTTGCCAGTAATTCAACTCAGGAAACTACTAGAGGCCTTCAAATTGG AGGCAGAGACCCTCACTTTGAATATGGAAGTAATATCAAGCCATTCACCACTCTCCAGCCCAACAGCATGTTCTAATCCATCACTGCATTCAGATTCTTTTCTTTCGCATGGATATGAAGAGTCAAGCTCACCCTCCACATCACTGTCTTCAGAAACAGACAGCAGAAGCCCAAATACCAGACCATTACACATTGCAAAGACATGGCCTGAAAGATTTCAAGTCCCATGGGAGAAAATGCCGCCAGAAATACAAACAGCAATTTCCTCTGGTAAGAGACCTAAACCTCCAGAACGCCGTCAGATGGTCAGAATTCTTGTAAGTGAGATGCGCAAGTTTGAGTTGTGCCCTACACGAGCACAGTGTCTCACTGTCTGTAGAAACATTATTAGGCAGTATCCTAATAGTTTTGCAGACATGTTTCCTGATGGTTCAGTAATGGCTGGAGGTTATACATCACTGCTTATACAAGTCAAGACACGTATTGAGAATCTGAACCGTGAGAGTAACATACGCCATAGAGCCTCAGCAtcaaacactggaggtaagatgAGGCCGACTGACACTTATGGTTGTGTGAGATTTCAGCCTCAATTCCCGCCTGAAGAAACAGAGGAAACAGTGGAGGCAAAACGTCAAAGATTACAGGAGATTTATAGTCAGGAGGGAATGGGTGGAGTAGAGAAATCTGAAGTAAAAAATCTAATGGAGACTACATTCTGTCTTCTGCGTCAGCATCTaaatacagcaccaccaccttcaGTCCAAGACTTGAGAAGCCAGTGGCCTTACCTCTTTAATCAGAAGTCAATCTTCTGCCATTTTCAGATGCTCACTGAGATTAATGTGTTGCGAGCTTTGGAGATTTCCATGGCAGAATGTGGAGGACCGATTACAGAATACTTTAAATCAAAATCTAAAGATGCAAATGTAAAAGCTGTCCTCTCGAAAACTGAAGATGTCGAGGAACCAATCCGTGTTGTACAGCTACTTATGACACACTTTCAAGAGAATACCAGTGGGCTCATTTTTCATGCAGAT ACCAGTGCCACTGCAGCAGATGTTGAGAGGACTCTAACACTCCCTGCAAGTCCTCGTCTGATACTTCTTG GAACAGACCAGGTCATTCAAGGCTGGATGATTAGTCTTGAGGGTCATGTCATTTGTGAGGGCATCCTACCTGCATTCTTGACTGGGCTTGCAACTTTGTTTGCAATGTACTACGTGTTCAACTTGCAGTACCAGGAGGAGGCATCTTGTACTTTGGAGTTCATTCAGAG GCGCTTTGTTGGGATAAATCCAGAGAGGGGTTCAAAGACTAGCCGGGGCAAGGTGGTCTCAAAGAGGACCGGTAGACTTGTGAACAAGAAATCTTTCACAGTAAATCCTCGTGTCTCCACACTCCTAAAGAATCTCATGGACTTTCAGTGGGACTTCATTTAG